The Sphaerochaeta sp. genome segment GGGAGGTGGATGATGCGAAAGTTGTTGCAACATACCCGTCGCCCCAGGGATGGCGGGGACGTCTGATGCTTGGCATGATGAATCGCGGGCACGCGCCGCTTTCCCGCTGGGGTCTTTCTCTGCTGTCCCCGGACAAGGACGCCCATGTTCTTGATGTGGGCTGTGGGGGTGGGGCGAACATCGCCCGTCTTCTCAGACGCTGTCCGGACGGGGGTGGTGGATGGCTTGGATGCGTCAGCGGAGAGCGTGGCGTACAGCAAAAAGAAGAACCGGCGGGCGTTGGACCGTTGCAGCATCATCCAGGGTGACATCCGTGCATTACCGTATGGGAATGCCACGTATGATCTGGTGACGGCGTTCGAAACCGTGTACTTCTGGCCTGATCTTGAAAAGGGATTCAGGGAAATCTTCCGGGTTCTCAAACCGGGTGGGCAGGCTCTGGTGGTCTGCGAAATGGATGATGCCTCAAACACCTACTGGCCCGGTTTGATCGTTGGGTTGGTGATTCATCGGGGAGAGGAACTCCAGCGGTTGCTGGAGCAGGCGGGATTCGGCACCGCTTGGGATGGATTGCCGTCATCGGAACGAAAGGGACGGTGTGATGCGGGTCTTGGGGTATGGCACCGGCGTCATCGGGGTGCTACAGGGGTGAAATCAGATGCCGGGAGCGGAAGCGCGGGGGATGATCTCCGTTTCCAGATACACTTTGCGTGCCACGTGCCGTTCTTTCAATCGTTCTTCGAGCAGATGAAACGCCTGGGTGGCGAACGCCTGTTTGTCGATGTTGATGCTGGACAATGGCGGGGTGCAGGCTTGGGCGAGGTCAGT includes the following:
- a CDS encoding class I SAM-dependent methyltransferase, translated to MDDAKVVATYPSPQGWRGRLMLGMMNRGHAPLSRWGLSLLSPDKDAHVLDVGCGGGANIARLLRRCPDGGGGWLGCVSGERGVQQKEEPAGVGPLQHHPG